From the Brachyhypopomus gauderio isolate BG-103 chromosome 5, BGAUD_0.2, whole genome shotgun sequence genome, one window contains:
- the tmbim4 gene encoding protein lifeguard 4, with amino-acid sequence MNQEKYPRSSIEDDFNYGTNVATASVQIRMDFLRKVYTILSLQIFITTAVSALFMFCEPVKNFIHSSPSVVLISAVGSLVLIVALAIYRHQHPVNLYLLLGFTLLEAVSVATAVTFYEYSVVFQAFILTTAVFAGLTAYTFQSKRDFSKLGAGLFAALWILIIASFMRLFFHNDMVELVFAGSGALLFCGFIIYDTHLLMRKLSPEEHVLASINLYLDIVNLFLHILRILDSMKKH; translated from the exons ATGAATCAAGAAAAATATCCCCGGTCATCGATTGAGGATGATTTCAATTACGGCACCAATGTTGCAACGGCAAGCGTACAAATCCGTATGG ACTTCCTACGCAAAGTCTACACCATCCTCTCACTGCAGATATTCATAACCACAGCTGTGTCTGCCCTCTTCATGTTCTGTGAGCCCGTCAAAAACTTCATACATTCAAG TCCTTCTGTGGTGCTGATATCAGCTGTTGGGTCGCTGGTTTTGATTGTTGCCTTGGCTATCTACCGACACCAGCATCCCGTCAACCTCTATTTACTTTTGGGATTT ACTCTGTTAGAAGCTGTGTCTGTTGCCACAGCTG TGACTTTCTATGAATACTCAGTAGTGTTCCAGGCCTTCATCCTCACAACTGCTGTATTTGCTGGCCTGACTGCCTACACTTTCCAGTCTAAGCGGGACTTCAGCAAGCTCGGAGCTGG GCTGTTTGCTGCCCTGTGGATTCTGATCATTGCGAGCTTCATGCGG CTGTTTTTCCACAACGACATGGTGGAGCTGGTGTTCGCTGGTTCCGGTGCCCTGCTCTTCTGCGGCTTCATCATCTACGACACTCATCTGCTCATGCGCAAGCTGTCGCCCGAGGAACACGTGCTGGCCTCCATCAACCTCTACCTGGACATAGTCAACCTCTTCCTGCACATCCTGCGTATCCTCGACTCCATGAAGAAACACTAA
- the vhll gene encoding von Hippel-Lindau-like protein, producing the protein MADEEALQPLKSLHSLEPTYVDFVNKSSKKARAWWLNFSGAPVSYGDIRPGETLKMNTYLTHPWIFRASDGSKLLANLREVYLPAAALYGDDGRPVYRTVLVTTPVYSLQEYCSTFIRQLVRKEDVDKLEIPEVLRQDISRSPDLLLEIQTLKLQSL; encoded by the exons ATGGCCGACGAGGAAGCTCTCCAACCACTCAAATCTCTCCATTCACTAGAGCCCACTTATGTCGACTTTGTCAACAAATCCAGCAAGAAAGCGAGAGCGTGGTGGTTGAACTTCTCAGGAGCTCCAGTCTCATATGGCGACATAAGACCTGGGGAAACACTTAAAATGAACACATATCTGA CACATCCCTGGATTTTTCGAGCATCAGACGGATCAAAACTGCTGGCGAACTTGCGTGAGGTTTATTTACCAGCAGCTGCGCTGTACGGGGACGATGGCCGCCCGGTGTACCGGACAGTCCTCGTTACCACACCCG TGTACTCCTTACAAGAATACTGCTCAACGTTCATCCGACAACTGGTGAGAAAAGAAGACGTCGACAAACTGGAAATCCCCGAAGTTTTGAGACAGGACATCAGCCGCAGTCCCGATTTACTCCTAGAAATACAGACTTTAAAGTTACAAAGTCTGTAA